The Zonotrichia albicollis isolate bZonAlb1 chromosome 9, bZonAlb1.hap1, whole genome shotgun sequence genome has a window encoding:
- the GK5 gene encoding glycerol kinase 5 isoform X2, with amino-acid sequence MRQIAGLGISTQRGTFITWHKRTGKPFHNFISWQDLRSAELVNSWNNSLLLKVIHVIFTVLHFLTGNDRFLAPSFLTFSTHQASMKLSWVFKNIHEAEEAARKNNCCFGTVDTWLLYRLTKGSVYATDYSNASSTGIFEPFTKCWNPTLCNLLSIPVSIYPPVRDTSFNFGSTDSEIFGVPIPIMAVVADQQSAMFGECCFHPGDVKLTMGTGGFWNVNTGEHLFAARGSLYPLIGWKIGEEVVYLTEGSISDVGTAIKWALDIELFTDVDETAEMAQSIADSQGVCFIPGLQVSGDDPYLCASFMGLKPSTNRNHLVRAILESIAFRNKLLYDIIVRKVHIPLRTIRADGGVSNNSFVMQMTSDLINKKIEKPANTEMSSLGAAFLAGLASGFWTDKKQLKKLRQVEAVFEPQKDSEEYRPAMDAWLQAMKHSPHR; translated from the exons ATGAGGCAAATTGCTGGTCTTGGCATCTCCACCCAGAGAGGAACTTTCATCACATGGCACAA GAGGACAGGGAAACCTTTTCATAATTTCATAAGTTGGCAAGACTTAAGAAGTGCTGAACTTGTGAATTCCTGGAATAACTCCCTTCTGCTGAAG GTAATCCATGTTATTTTTACAGTGCTTCATTTCTTGACTGGGAATGATCGATTTTTGGCACCCAGTTTTCTTACTTTTTCAACACATCAAGCTTCTATGAAATTGTCATGGGTCTTTAAAAACATACATGAG GCTGAAGAAGCTGCCAGAAAAAACAACTGCTGCTTTGGAACAGTTGACACGTGGTTACTGTATAGATTGACTAAAG GTTCTGTGTATGCTACAGATTACTCAAATGCCAGTTCCACAGGCATTTTTGAGCCCTTTACG aaatgttGGAATCCCACTTTGTGTAATCTACTTTCTATTCCAGTGTCTATTTATCCACCAGTGAGAGACACAAG CTTCAACTTCGGATCAACTGACTCTGAAATATTTGGGGTACCTATTCCAATAATGGCAGTG GTAGCTgatcagcagtcagccatgttTGGAGAATGCTGCTTTCACCCAGGAGATGTTAAACTGACAATGGGAACAGGTGGCTTCTGGAATGTCAATACTGGAGAGCATCTCTTTGCAGCACGGGGAA GTCTTTATCCACTGATCGGTTGGAAGATTGGGGAAGAAGTTGTTTATTTAACTGAAGGCTCCATATCAGACGTTGGCACTGCCATAAAATGGGCTCTGGATATAG AACTTTTCACCGATGTAGATGAAACAGCAGAAATGGCACAGAGTATTGCTGATTCTCAAGGTGTTTGTTTCATTCCAGGGTTGCAG GTTTCTGGGGATGACCCATATTTATGTGCCTCTTTTATGGGGCTGAAACCTTCCACTAACAGGAACCACCTTGTTCGAGCTATATTGGAATCTATAGCTTTCAG gaacaaACTGCTTTATGATATCATTGTGAGGAAGGTGCACATTCCTCTTCGAACTATTCG AGCTGATGGAGGTGTCAGTAATAATAGTTTTGTCATGCAGATGACATCAGATTTAATTaataagaaaatagaaaaacctGCAAACACAGAAATGTCTAGTCTTGGTGCAGCTTTTCTAGCAGGCCTTGCTTCAG GATTTTGGACAGACAAAAAACAACTGAAGAAGCTGAGGCAAGTAGAAGCAGTGTTTGAGCCCCAAAAGGATTCAGAGGAATACAGACCTGCTATGGATGCATGGCTGCAAGCAATGAAACACTCACCACACCGGTag
- the GK5 gene encoding glycerol kinase 5 isoform X1: protein MPCGQPDSGAAAARYVLGVDVGSTVVKCHVYDRSAAVRGSSHRKVESLYPRPGWVELDPEVLWSQFIGVIKEAVQAAGLHMRQIAGLGISTQRGTFITWHKRTGKPFHNFISWQDLRSAELVNSWNNSLLLKVIHVIFTVLHFLTGNDRFLAPSFLTFSTHQASMKLSWVFKNIHEAEEAARKNNCCFGTVDTWLLYRLTKGSVYATDYSNASSTGIFEPFTKCWNPTLCNLLSIPVSIYPPVRDTSFNFGSTDSEIFGVPIPIMAVVADQQSAMFGECCFHPGDVKLTMGTGGFWNVNTGEHLFAARGSLYPLIGWKIGEEVVYLTEGSISDVGTAIKWALDIELFTDVDETAEMAQSIADSQGVCFIPGLQVSGDDPYLCASFMGLKPSTNRNHLVRAILESIAFRNKLLYDIIVRKVHIPLRTIRADGGVSNNSFVMQMTSDLINKKIEKPANTEMSSLGAAFLAGLASGFWTDKKQLKKLRQVEAVFEPQKDSEEYRPAMDAWLQAMKHSPHR from the exons ATGCCGTGCGGGCAGCCCGAcagcggggccgccgccgcgcGGTACGTGCTGGGGGTGGACGTGGGCAGCACGGTGGTGAAGTGCCACGTCTACGACCGGTCGGCCGCCGTCAGGGGTTCCAGCCACAGGAAG GTAGAATCACTTTATCCTCGTCCTGGATGGGTTGAATTAGATCCTGAAGTGCTATGGAGTCAATTTATTGGTGTAATAAAAGAGGCTGTACAAG cTGCAGGACTTCACATGAGGCAAATTGCTGGTCTTGGCATCTCCACCCAGAGAGGAACTTTCATCACATGGCACAA GAGGACAGGGAAACCTTTTCATAATTTCATAAGTTGGCAAGACTTAAGAAGTGCTGAACTTGTGAATTCCTGGAATAACTCCCTTCTGCTGAAG GTAATCCATGTTATTTTTACAGTGCTTCATTTCTTGACTGGGAATGATCGATTTTTGGCACCCAGTTTTCTTACTTTTTCAACACATCAAGCTTCTATGAAATTGTCATGGGTCTTTAAAAACATACATGAG GCTGAAGAAGCTGCCAGAAAAAACAACTGCTGCTTTGGAACAGTTGACACGTGGTTACTGTATAGATTGACTAAAG GTTCTGTGTATGCTACAGATTACTCAAATGCCAGTTCCACAGGCATTTTTGAGCCCTTTACG aaatgttGGAATCCCACTTTGTGTAATCTACTTTCTATTCCAGTGTCTATTTATCCACCAGTGAGAGACACAAG CTTCAACTTCGGATCAACTGACTCTGAAATATTTGGGGTACCTATTCCAATAATGGCAGTG GTAGCTgatcagcagtcagccatgttTGGAGAATGCTGCTTTCACCCAGGAGATGTTAAACTGACAATGGGAACAGGTGGCTTCTGGAATGTCAATACTGGAGAGCATCTCTTTGCAGCACGGGGAA GTCTTTATCCACTGATCGGTTGGAAGATTGGGGAAGAAGTTGTTTATTTAACTGAAGGCTCCATATCAGACGTTGGCACTGCCATAAAATGGGCTCTGGATATAG AACTTTTCACCGATGTAGATGAAACAGCAGAAATGGCACAGAGTATTGCTGATTCTCAAGGTGTTTGTTTCATTCCAGGGTTGCAG GTTTCTGGGGATGACCCATATTTATGTGCCTCTTTTATGGGGCTGAAACCTTCCACTAACAGGAACCACCTTGTTCGAGCTATATTGGAATCTATAGCTTTCAG gaacaaACTGCTTTATGATATCATTGTGAGGAAGGTGCACATTCCTCTTCGAACTATTCG AGCTGATGGAGGTGTCAGTAATAATAGTTTTGTCATGCAGATGACATCAGATTTAATTaataagaaaatagaaaaacctGCAAACACAGAAATGTCTAGTCTTGGTGCAGCTTTTCTAGCAGGCCTTGCTTCAG GATTTTGGACAGACAAAAAACAACTGAAGAAGCTGAGGCAAGTAGAAGCAGTGTTTGAGCCCCAAAAGGATTCAGAGGAATACAGACCTGCTATGGATGCATGGCTGCAAGCAATGAAACACTCACCACACCGGTag